A single genomic interval of Corylus avellana chromosome ca10, CavTom2PMs-1.0 harbors:
- the LOC132164709 gene encoding D-xylose-proton symporter-like 3, chloroplastic produces MACSALTPPLFNLKLSQSHPTRRTKPSQALISYTQISTQSCSTCNAHFKAKFSSFSKLPLLSGRRVRFHVGVQKEYASGEEDESLASDATYQEEFAWSSVILPFLFPALGGLLFGYDIGATSGAALSLQSPELSGTTWFNISAIQLGLVVSGSLYGALFGSILAYPIADFLGRRRELIIAAVLYALGGLITAYAPGLSVLLIGRLLYGLGIGLTMHGAPLYIAETCPSQIRGTLVSLNELFIVLGILLGYVVGSLQVDVVGGWRYMFGVSAPIALIMGLGMWSLPPSPRWLLLRAVQGKGSLQDYKEKALIAMSNLRGRPPGDKLSERQIEDTFVSLKYAYEDQESDGSFLEVFQGPSLKAFLIGGGLVLFQQITGQPSVLYYAGSILQTAGFSAASDATRVSVVIGVFKLLMTWIAILKVDNLGRRPLLIGGVSGIAVSLLLLSAYYKFLGGFPFVAVAGLLLYVGCYQISFGPISWLMVSEIFPIRTRGRGISLAVLTNFGSNALVTFAFLPLKELLGAENLFLLFGAIALLSLVFVVLVVPETKGLSLEEIETKISK; encoded by the exons ATGGCTTGCAGTGCCTTAACTCCACCTCTCTTCAACCTCAAGCTCTCACAGTCACACCCAACTCGGCGGACAAAGCCATCACAAGCTCTCATCTCTTACACCCAAATTAGCACACAATCATGTTCAACTTGCAACGCGCATTTCAAGGCCAAATTTTCCAGTTTCTCAAAATTACCTTTGCTTTCTGGCCGTCGAGTCAGATTCCAT GTGGGAGTACAGAAAGAGTATGCTTCTGGGGAAGAGGATGAGTCGCTTGCCTCTGACGCAACGTATCAGGAGGAATTTGCTTGGTCTTCTGTGATTTTACC CTTTTTGTTCCCAGCCTTGGGAGGTTTGTTATTTGGGTATGACATTGGTGCCACCTCTGGTGCTGCCCTCTCATTGCAG TCACCTGAGCTCAGTGGAACAACTTGGTTCAACATTTCGGCCATTCAGCTTGGGCTTGTG GTCAGTGGTTCACTTTATGGAGCTCTTTTTGGTTCAATTCTTGCCTACCCAATTGCAGACTTCCTTG GAAGGAGGCGAGAACTTATCATAGCAGCTGTGCTATATGCGCTTGGTGGTCTGATCACTGCCTATGCTCCAGGCCTTAGTGTCCTTTTAATAGGAAGGCTGCTCTATGGCCTTGGTATTGGTTTG ACCATGCATGGAGCTCCTCTCTATATTGCAGAAACTTGCCCATCTCAGATTCGTGGAACTCTAGTATCTTTGAATGAACTCTTCATAGTTCTGGGAATTCTG TTGGGTTATGTGGTTGGAAGCCTTCAGGTTGATGTAGTTGGAGGGTGGCGTTACATGTTTGGAGTTAGTGCACCAATTGCTTTAATTATGGGACTAGGCATGTGGAGTCTTCCACCATCTCCACGCTGGTTACTTCTTAGGGCTGTTCAAGGTAAAGGGTCTTTACAAGATTACAAAGAGAAGGCCTTAATTGCCATGAGCAACCTAAGGGGCCGTCCTCCTGGTGACAAATTGTCTGAGAGGCAAATAGAAGACACCTTTGTGTCATTGAAATATGCATATGAGGATCAGGAATCTGACGGCAGTTTCTTGGAGGTCTTTCAAGGCCCAAGTTTGAAAGCCTTTCTGATCGGTGGAGGTTTGGTCCTTTTCCAACAG ATAACTGGGCAACCAAGTGTTCTATATTATGCAGGTTCAATACTTCAG ACTGCTGGATTCTCTGCGGCCTCTGATGCTACCCGAGTTTCAGTTGTAATTGGTGTGTTCAAA TTACTGATGACATGGATAGCTATCCTAAAAGTAGATAATCTTGGGAGAAGACCCCTGCTAATTGGAGGTGTCAGCGGCATT GCTGTTTCTTTACTTCTACTTTCTgcttattataaatttcttgGAGGATTCCCTTTTGTTGCTGTAGCTGGTCTTCTTCTCTATGTTGGTTGCTACCAG ATATCATTTGGGCCAATCAGTTGGCTTATGGTGTCGGAGATATTCCCAATCCGGACAAGAGGGCGAGGGATCAGTCTAGCAGTTCTTACTAACTTTGGTTCAAATGCCCTTGTGACCTTTGCTTTCTTACCATTGAAG GAGCTTCTAGGAGCGGAAAACCTCTTCCTTCTTTTCGGGGCTATTGCTTTGTTGTCACTTGTGTTTGTAGTACTCGTTGTCCCAGAGACCAAAGGTTTGAGCTTGGAAGAGATTGAGACCAAAATTTCGAAGTGA